From Anopheles funestus chromosome 3RL, idAnoFuneDA-416_04, whole genome shotgun sequence, a single genomic window includes:
- the LOC125768397 gene encoding zinc finger protein 271-like produces MCAAGPCLNWFTDADADDVCDMLPLITVNDNSVIAKEVTFEASEFLPPVFEETDLVLYNDHQLVTEINEEIHETSSDGTILTQLNNEAQYQIMDLAPIGTVIVCNKCNLQFKCKTHLTRHQLLLHEDELGVAKKITMLRNHCRQCTDSFSSIKQLKVHLATKHPQHFVCDLCLTTFPNQATLEWHRNFHVSNKTQNGRHICDICQKQCASSSHLHLHRKVHLAHKPYPCTYGCDRRFSSSGNRQKHIARMHTHEKKYRCTNCNESFIYARQLQIHRERKHSEFRGNCKGTTICTRCKESFDTDESFLEHTNKLNCLEHRAFECVFCARRFKQATHLRNHVLTHKQDKRAYGCEFCSKRFTLPGDLKVHRRIHTKEKPFQCPLCPAAFMMGKQLNKHQFKVHNIGTEKTTLDSESR; encoded by the coding sequence ATGTGTGCAGCAGGACCGTGCCTCAATTGGTTCACGGATGCAGACGCAGATGATGTTTGTGATATGTTGCCGCTGATCACGGTTAATGATAATAGCGTTATCGCAAAGGAGGTCACCTTTGAAGCGAGTGAGTTTTTGCCGCCTGTGTTTGAGGAAACGGACCTTGTCCTGTACAACGATCATCAGCTGGTTACAGAAATCAACGAAGAGATACATGAAACATCATCGGATGGAACGATTCTCACACAACTAAACAACGAGGCGCAGTACCAGATTATGGACTTAGCACCGATTGGAACCGTTATTGTATGTAACAAGTGCAACTTACAATTCAAATGTAAAACTCATCTAACCCGACACCAGTTATTGCTGCATGAAGATGAATTGGGTGTTGCGAAGAAAATCACGATGCTTCGGAATCATTGTCGTCAATGTACCGATAGTTTTTCCTCGATTAAGCAGCTCAAAGTTCATCTTGCAACCAAACATCCACAGCATTTCGTATGTGATCTATGTTTAACAACATTCCCAAATCAGGCCACACTTGAATGGCATCGAAACTTTCATGTTTcgaacaaaacccaaaatggGAGACACATTTGTGATATTTGCCAGAAGCAATGTGCTAGCTCGAGTCATCTGCACCTACATCGGAAAGTTCATCTGGCACATAAACCGTACCCTTGTACGTACGGCTGCGATCGCCGCTTCTCATCGTCCGGTAACCGGCAGAAACATATTGCACGAATGCACACGCACGAGAAGAAGTACCGCTGTACAAACTGTAACGAATCGTTCATCTACGCACGTCAGCTGCAAATACATCGCGAACGGAAACATTCTGAATTTAGAGGCAATTGCAAGGGCACCACCATATGTACGAGATGCAAGGAATCGTTTGATACCGATGAGTCTTTCCTAGAACATACGAACAAGCTTAACTGCTTGGAGCATCGTGCATTCGAATGTGTATTTTGCGCCAGACGCTTTAAACAGGCTACACACTTACGAAATCATGTACTGACGCATAAGCAAGACAAGCGAGCTTATGGTTGTGAATTTTGTTCAAAGCGATTCACTTTGCCAGGAGATCTTAAAGTACATAGACGCATCCACACGAAGGAAAAACCGTTCCAATGTCCTCTCTGTCCGGCCGCCTTTATGATGGGGAAGCAGTTGAACAAACATCAATTCAAAGTTCATAACATTGGGACTGAGAAAACAACATTGGACTCAGAGTCTCGTTAA
- the LOC125768373 gene encoding tigger transposable element-derived protein 1-like has protein sequence MPKLNKETGKFTRIKIPIEMKKQIIEKRENGVSVIKLAREYNRTTSTICSILKDKEKLKALTVSKGVSRRSEKRSQVIDDVERLLLIWINEKQQQGGNITQCSICEKAKRIFNDIVEDLPSSSTSTEVFKASNGWFERFKKRTGIYNVIRHGEGAGGSNVKAANDFVKIFNDLVHTGGYLPQQIFSCNETGLFWKKISNIACLTAEQKHPQHPKSMKDRLTLLLCANASGDLKIKPLLVDQSDNSKPFKSNKVQNLPLNVMWRSRKKALITRDTFVDWIRHTFCPSVKTYLLENNLPLHALLVMDNAPCHPQNLQDLLPEEFKFIRVQFLPCTATPLLQPIDHQVKSNFKKLYMKELFQHCFDATEGTSLSLEEFWKHHFHVVTCIKIIGKAWNGVTARTLNAGWKKLWTDVECSESAHISTSREPTVDELVSLASCLGLDIENKDIEDLLAEHLEDPSTEELKELQKAEGQEIASEVVEKRSPPSTEDILQVLQAWDTVSSYVIQHHPDEAVALQLNDAYEANAISHFRCILQQRQNLFTNPKS, from the coding sequence atgccaaAGCTAAATAAAGAAACGGGCAAATTCACAAGAATTAAAATAccgattgaaatgaaaaagcaaATCATCGAAAAACGTGAAAATGGTGTGAGCGTCATTAAACTAGCGCGTGAGTACAACCGTACTACGTCCACCATTTGCAGCATTCTTAAAGATAAGGAAAAGCTAAAGGCGCTCACTGTGTCGAAAGGAGTATCGCGACGATCGGAGAAACGGTCGCAAGTTATTGACGATGTCGAACGGTTGCTTCTAATTTGGATCAATGAAAAGCAACAGCAAGGCGGTAACATTACGCAGTGCAGCATCTGCGAAAAGGCGAAACGTATATTCAACGATATTGTCGAAGATTTGCCTTCGTCATCAACATCCACGGAGGTGTTCAAAGCAAGCAATGGGTGGTTCGAGAGGTTTAAGAAAAGGACCGGAATTTACAACGTTATTCGACATGGTGAAGGTGCTGGTGGATCGAACGTGAAAGCTGCCAACGATTTCGTCAAAATATTCAATGATTTAGTACATACAGGAGGATATTTACCGCAGCAGATTTTCAGCTGTAACGAAACtggtttgttttggaaaaaaatttccaatatCGCATGCCTAACGGCTGAACAAAAGCATCCTCAACATCCTAAGTCCATGAAAGACCGTTTAACGCTGTTACTTTGTGCCAATGCGAGTGGAGATTTGAAGATCAAACCATTACTCGTTGATCAGTCCGATAATTCCAAACCGTTTAAATCTAATAAAGTCCAAAATCTGCCGTTAAACGTGATGTGGAGATCGAGAAAAAAGGCATTGATAACGCGAGACACTTTCGTTGACTGGATACGGCATACTTTTTGTCCTAGTGTGAAAACATATTTGCTGGAAAACAATCTACCACTGCACGCTTTGCTCGTTATGGATAATGCACCTTGCCATCCACAAAACCTCCAAGACCTGCTGCCGGAAGAATTTAAGTTCATTAGGGTACAGTTTCTTCCCTGTACTGCGACTCCGCTGCTTCAACCTATCGATCACCAAGTCAAAAGCAATTTCAAAAAGTTATACATGAAAGAACTTTTTCAACATTGTTTCGATGCTACGGAAGGAACGAGTCTTTCGTTGGAAGAATTTTGGAAACATCATTTTCACGTTGTTACCTGTATTAAAATCATTGGCAAAGCTTGGAATGGAGTTACGGCGAGAACGTTAAATGCTGGTTGGAAGAAGCTTTGGACCGATGTGGAATGTTCAGAATCAGCTCATATCAGCACCAGCAGAGAACCAACTGTTGATGAGCTTGTATCACTGGCCAGTTGTTTAGGGTTGGACATTGAAAACAAAGACATCGAAGATCTCCTAGCGGAACATCTGGAAGATCCATCCACGGAAGAGCTTAAAGAGTTACAGAAAGCCGAGGGCCAAGAAATAGCTTCCGAAGTAGTGGAAAAACGAAGCCCACCATCAACCGAAGACATTCTGCAGGTGTTGCAAGCTTGGGATACGGTTAGCTCCTACGTTATCCAACATCATCCGGACGAAGCAGTGGCTCTACAGCTGAATGACGCTTACGAGGCAAATGCTATTTCCCATTTTCGGTGCATATTACAACAACGACAAAATTTATTCACTAATCCTAAAtcttaa
- the LOC125768409 gene encoding Na(+)/H(+) exchange regulatory cofactor NHE-RF1 encodes MSSKSSSATSNGSTTPKYDARLCHVVKRPDFDGYGFNLHAEKGRPGQYIGKVDDGSPAESAGLRQGDRIIEVNGQNITTETHKKVVELIKAVANETRLLVIDPRADANDLKMALAKAAAGMVSNGTANNNNTTTNGTTNGHHEANGMNGTGKENGQKKESKEGVSAKMEEKSPKSTTNGMATVNNNNNNNNNNNHSHSNGNGTTNTTPESPVMEKIIDDTKKVLTVTDGAAIGKMALNGTVPPTPTNGTTDPSKTTPTEGKKLNLPMTAAEMRAQLAARKKYDPKSEVCDLRKKYDIIQKM; translated from the coding sequence ATGTCGTCGAAGAGCAGCAGTGCCACCTCGAACGGGTCGACCACACCGAAGTATGATGCGCGCCTCTGCCATGTGGTAAAGCGGCCCGATTTCGACGGGTACGGGTTTAACCTGCACGCCGAAAAGGGTCGCCCGGGACAGTACATCGGCAAGGTGGACGACGGATCGCCGGCAGAATCGGCCGGTCTGCGGCAGGGCGATCGGATCATCGAAGTGAACGGTCAGAACATCACGACCGAAACGCACAAAAAGGTGGTCGAACTGATCAAAGCCGTCGCGAACGAAACCCGACTGCTCGTGATCGATCCGCGGGCGGATGCGAATGATCTGAAAATGGCACTGGCCAAGGCGGCAGCCGGTATGGTTAGCAACGGTAccgccaacaacaacaacaccaccacaAACGGTACGACCAATGGACATCATGAAGCGAACGGTATGAACGGTACAGGCAAGGAGAATGGTCAGAAGAAAGAATCAAAGGAAGGTGTAAGCGCTAAGATGGAGGAAAAATCACCCAAATCCACCACTAACGGCATGGCGACCgttaacaataataacaacaataacaacaacaacaaccacagtCACAGCAATGGCAATGGAACAACAAACACCACGCCCGAATCGCCGGTGATGGAGAAGATCATAGACGACACGAAAAAGGTCCTCACCGTGACGGATGGTGCGGCTATCGGTAAGATGGCACTGAACGGTACTGTTCCACCTACGCCGACTAATGGAACTACGGATCCGAGCAAAACGACCCCCACCGAAGGCAAGAAGCTGAATCTACCGATGACGGCGGCGGAGATGCGGGCACAGCTGGCCGCACGCAAGAAGTACGATCCCAAGAGTGAGGTGTGCGATCTGCGCAAAAAGTACGACATCATACAGAAAATGTAA